Proteins encoded by one window of Cylindrospermum stagnale PCC 7417:
- a CDS encoding RluA family pseudouridine synthase, giving the protein MVVLHPLSHFLNSNSTILLSPPSYDYEGRCPESGERLRLPRTALVEAVAFGLMQQLTQNHLYSREGKMYGVLLVELPTGEQRVIKAFSGLLNNCSVVEGWVTPIPGRDQVALEEARTLAELEAIKQELISLKQLPVRQQSATIASEFEQQLQSMCMSHRASKQQRQEKRLQICETLTAEALTIALEQLDAESRQQGIERRHLKREQNDALQPLQQLITAADERISELKQQRKTLSRQLQAQMHAAYSLTNFSGQSLSLQQLMPGGLPTGTGDCCAPKLLHYAATHNLKPLAMAEFWWGTSLANQDKIQGEFYGACAERCQPLMGFLLSGLKPHPPAFSPASTMGEVPIIYEDQWLIAVNKPPGLLSVPGRYRHNQDSVLSRLRHLLPEKEAITSVHRLDQETSGILLLARDRLTYRQLSWQFQQRQIHKVYEAILAGTVTTDQGVIELPLWGNPENRPYQQVDQQRGKPSLTHFRVMAQFGEYTRVEFTPLTGRTHQLRVHAADERGLGIRILGDRLYGCSAVAQRLYLHARELIFQHPQSGETLHLQIETPF; this is encoded by the coding sequence ATGGTAGTTCTCCACCCGCTTTCACATTTCCTCAACTCTAACTCAACAATTCTCCTCTCACCCCCCAGCTATGACTACGAAGGGCGCTGTCCCGAAAGTGGCGAACGACTGAGACTACCCCGCACTGCTTTGGTAGAAGCTGTTGCATTTGGTTTAATGCAACAGCTTACCCAAAATCACCTTTATTCCCGTGAAGGCAAGATGTACGGAGTTTTGCTAGTGGAACTACCTACAGGTGAACAAAGGGTAATCAAAGCCTTTTCCGGTTTGTTGAATAATTGCAGTGTGGTTGAAGGTTGGGTGACACCAATTCCCGGACGTGATCAAGTAGCTTTAGAAGAAGCCCGGACTTTAGCTGAATTAGAGGCGATTAAGCAAGAACTGATTAGTTTAAAGCAACTCCCGGTTCGTCAACAATCCGCAACCATAGCGAGTGAATTTGAGCAGCAGTTACAATCAATGTGCATGAGCCATCGCGCCAGCAAACAGCAACGACAAGAAAAACGCCTGCAAATCTGCGAAACCCTGACAGCCGAAGCACTCACCATCGCCCTAGAACAACTCGATGCCGAAAGCCGTCAGCAAGGAATTGAACGCCGACACCTCAAACGCGAACAAAATGATGCTTTGCAGCCCCTCCAGCAGCTAATTACAGCCGCAGATGAACGAATTAGCGAACTAAAACAACAGCGCAAAACACTATCTCGCCAACTGCAAGCACAAATGCACGCCGCCTACAGTTTGACTAATTTTTCTGGGCAATCCTTATCATTACAGCAATTGATGCCAGGAGGTTTGCCAACGGGGACAGGAGATTGTTGTGCGCCAAAGCTGCTGCACTATGCAGCCACACATAACCTCAAACCCTTGGCAATGGCGGAATTTTGGTGGGGAACATCTTTAGCAAATCAAGACAAAATTCAGGGAGAATTTTATGGCGCTTGTGCAGAACGCTGTCAACCATTAATGGGGTTTCTGCTATCAGGATTAAAACCTCACCCCCCAGCCTTCAGCCCCGCTTCTACGATGGGAGAGGTGCCGATTATTTATGAAGATCAATGGCTGATTGCTGTAAACAAACCCCCAGGATTGCTTTCAGTACCTGGACGTTATCGCCATAACCAAGACAGTGTTCTCAGTCGCTTGCGTCATCTGTTGCCTGAAAAAGAGGCAATTACATCTGTGCATCGCTTAGATCAAGAAACCTCTGGTATTTTGCTGCTGGCACGCGATCGCTTAACCTATCGTCAACTAAGTTGGCAATTTCAGCAACGGCAGATTCACAAAGTTTATGAAGCCATACTTGCCGGTACTGTAACAACTGATCAAGGCGTGATTGAATTACCGTTATGGGGAAATCCTGAAAACCGCCCCTATCAACAAGTTGATCAACAACGGGGTAAACCCAGCTTGACACACTTCCGGGTGATGGCGCAGTTTGGAGAGTATACCCGTGTAGAGTTTACACCGCTGACAGGACGCACCCACCAGCTGCGGGTTCACGCTGCCGATGAGCGAGGATTGGGAATAAGGATATTAGGCGATCGCCTTTATGGTTGCAGTGCAGTTGCCCAGCGGTTATATCTGCACGCGCGGGAACTGATTTTTCAGCATCCGCAATCGGGGGAAACTCTGCATTTGCAAATAGAAACCCCATTTTGA
- a CDS encoding putative bifunctional diguanylate cyclase/phosphodiesterase — MKHNHTLNLYSSLTNFGLLNKSYIAKIMLVTFLGTHVPLLVLVFSFVTSNSYSWEMTVRVLVIALLATLVGTAATLYALRLLLAPVILTSVALQDYLNTNTLPELPTQFVDEAGTLMANTSQTLHKLDELIHYITNYDDLTGLPNRDLFCTRLHQTLSQPDKDQRLVAVLLLGIDDFTGLSHALEHETSNLLLRAIAQRLTTCMAQTDILAHLIGDEFAIARMEIPTFESVIKLSQLLLSTLAKPFSIQGSLIRITASIGMTINQVDDSNNVDQLLQQARMALYQAKQQGRGQYRFYSPEINAHLQEQLALDNALHGALERHEMLVYYQPLIDLHSRQVTATEALVRWQHPTQGLVSPAKFIPIAEANGLIVPLGEWVLRTACAQNRAWQLAGLSPIRISVNLSARQFEQPNLVEIVSQVLQETGLEASYLELEVTESFLMADIQQSIKTLEKLRELGISLALDDFGTGYSSLNYLKRLPVNKLKIDRSFVQDVMSNPDSAAVTDAIIALAKSLRLKITAEGVETQEQLEYLQMRGCHEAQGFYFSRPVATDTIPQMLKKSSQQLEICGSSVLSV, encoded by the coding sequence ATGAAGCACAATCACACACTTAATCTGTACTCATCTCTGACTAATTTCGGATTGCTGAATAAAAGTTACATTGCCAAAATCATGTTGGTGACATTTTTAGGAACTCACGTGCCACTTTTAGTTTTAGTTTTCAGTTTTGTCACCTCAAATTCCTATTCTTGGGAGATGACGGTGCGAGTTTTGGTGATTGCTCTGTTAGCTACATTAGTAGGTACGGCAGCTACTCTTTATGCCCTACGCCTCCTCCTCGCCCCAGTGATTTTGACATCTGTGGCATTGCAAGACTATCTAAATACGAATACATTACCTGAATTGCCTACACAATTTGTTGATGAAGCGGGTACGCTAATGGCAAATACCTCACAAACTCTTCACAAATTAGATGAGTTAATTCACTACATTACTAACTACGATGACTTGACTGGATTGCCTAATCGGGACTTATTTTGCACTCGCCTACATCAAACCTTATCCCAACCTGACAAAGACCAGCGGCTCGTAGCTGTGCTGTTGCTGGGCATCGATGATTTCACTGGACTGAGTCATGCATTGGAGCATGAAACATCAAATTTACTTTTAAGAGCAATTGCCCAGCGTTTAACAACTTGTATGGCGCAAACAGATATCCTGGCCCATTTAATTGGAGATGAATTTGCGATCGCACGAATGGAAATTCCCACCTTTGAGTCTGTAATCAAGCTATCCCAATTGCTACTAAGTACCCTGGCAAAGCCTTTTTCTATTCAAGGTAGCCTGATTCGGATCACAGCCAGCATCGGGATGACAATTAATCAAGTAGATGATTCTAATAATGTAGATCAACTCTTGCAACAGGCTCGAATGGCGCTGTACCAAGCCAAGCAGCAAGGGCGCGGCCAATACCGGTTTTATTCGCCGGAGATCAATGCACATTTACAAGAGCAACTGGCGTTAGATAATGCATTACATGGAGCGCTTGAGCGCCACGAAATGCTGGTTTATTACCAACCCTTGATTGATTTGCACAGCAGACAAGTGACAGCAACTGAAGCGCTAGTTCGCTGGCAACATCCCACGCAAGGGTTAGTTTCTCCAGCAAAGTTTATTCCGATTGCAGAAGCCAATGGTTTGATCGTACCACTTGGGGAATGGGTATTGCGAACAGCCTGTGCTCAAAACCGTGCTTGGCAGCTTGCTGGACTTTCGCCAATTCGCATATCGGTAAACCTGTCAGCTCGACAGTTTGAACAACCGAATTTAGTGGAGATTGTCAGCCAAGTTCTTCAGGAAACTGGACTAGAAGCGTCTTATTTGGAATTGGAAGTGACTGAAAGCTTTCTGATGGCTGACATTCAGCAATCGATTAAAACCTTAGAAAAATTACGAGAACTAGGCATATCCTTGGCTTTAGATGACTTCGGCACCGGCTATTCCTCTCTCAATTACTTGAAGCGCCTTCCTGTTAATAAACTCAAGATTGATCGGTCATTTGTGCAGGATGTAATGTCCAATCCTGATAGCGCAGCTGTAACCGATGCTATCATTGCCCTAGCAAAGAGTCTCCGGTTAAAGATCACGGCAGAGGGTGTGGAAACTCAAGAACAGCTTGAATATCTGCAAATGCGAGGCTGCCACGAAGCTCAGGGGTTCTACTTTAGTCGCCCTGTCGCTACTGATACAATCCCCCAGATGTTGAAAAAAAGTTCTCAACAGTTGGAAATCTGCGGCAGCAGCGTCTTATCTGTATGA
- a CDS encoding Uma2 family endonuclease: MKTLAKWSVDEYHRMIEAGILRDRRVELLAGEIVEMSPETPIHYSTAKRGAKYLEELLAGKADVRFNGPITLSFSEPEPDIAIVRLPESKYGAHHPHPEDIFWIIEVAKTSLKKDIEIKAAIYAEAGIQEYWVLNLAAKNAMIFRDPQNGKYLTVQTISEGMLTPLAFADIQVSVERLLG, translated from the coding sequence ATGAAGACGCTAGCTAAGTGGTCTGTGGATGAATATCATCGGATGATCGAAGCGGGTATTTTGCGCGATCGCCGTGTGGAGTTGTTAGCAGGCGAAATTGTTGAAATGAGTCCAGAAACCCCAATTCACTACAGCACAGCTAAACGAGGCGCAAAATACCTAGAGGAGTTGCTAGCAGGTAAAGCTGATGTCCGTTTCAATGGGCCGATTACCCTATCTTTCTCGGAACCTGAACCAGATATTGCCATTGTGCGGCTACCAGAGTCTAAATATGGCGCTCATCATCCTCACCCTGAAGATATATTCTGGATTATAGAAGTCGCTAAAACAAGTCTGAAGAAAGATATAGAGATTAAAGCTGCTATCTATGCAGAAGCGGGAATTCAGGAATATTGGGTTTTGAATTTAGCTGCCAAAAATGCCATGATTTTCCGAGATCCACAAAACGGTAAATACCTTACAGTACAAACCATCAGCGAGGGAATGCTTACACCATTGGCATTTGCAGACATTCAGGTGTCAGTTGAGCGGCTTTTGGGGTGA
- a CDS encoding DUF262 domain-containing protein — MNHNLAENENTKLNVEYYGADFPVDVLVKRMEAQDFIIPGFQRKYVWKEEEGSRFIESLLLGLPTPALFLARDKFSSKYLVIDGQQRLKTLQYFYKESFPEGKVFKLKGVIPALSGLTYSSLPPSERRNLDNAIIHCIIISENYDSNGIFYLFERLNTTGTSLSSQEIRNAIYHGAFSELLQELVKNETWRHLYGKDDNRANEQELILRFLALHFNFEEYKGNMVDFLNDFMLENQNLEQIPKTEMQDIFLNTIQFLDNCFGSKVFYHKKSFNSIIFEHIMLLTAKELKHGLKCETFKKFYEALIRDEHFWSLSKYFTTSRKNLMARLDYVCQIYKNLCQTM; from the coding sequence ATGAACCACAATCTTGCTGAAAATGAAAATACCAAACTAAACGTAGAGTACTACGGGGCTGATTTCCCTGTTGATGTCTTGGTTAAAAGAATGGAAGCTCAAGATTTCATTATTCCAGGCTTTCAAAGGAAATATGTCTGGAAAGAAGAAGAAGGATCACGCTTTATTGAATCTCTGTTACTGGGACTCCCCACTCCTGCACTTTTTTTGGCTAGAGACAAGTTTTCTAGTAAATATCTTGTGATAGATGGACAGCAGCGACTAAAAACATTGCAGTACTTTTACAAAGAATCTTTTCCTGAAGGAAAAGTATTCAAACTTAAAGGTGTTATACCTGCTCTTAGTGGTTTAACTTATTCTAGCTTACCGCCATCTGAACGTCGTAATCTCGATAACGCGATTATCCACTGCATAATTATCTCTGAAAATTATGATTCAAACGGAATATTTTATCTGTTTGAAAGACTGAACACTACTGGTACTTCTTTAAGTTCCCAGGAAATTCGTAATGCCATTTATCATGGTGCTTTTAGTGAATTACTTCAAGAATTAGTAAAAAATGAAACTTGGCGGCATCTATATGGTAAAGATGATAATCGAGCGAATGAACAAGAACTGATACTAAGATTTTTGGCTCTGCACTTCAATTTTGAAGAATACAAAGGGAATATGGTAGATTTTCTCAATGATTTTATGCTAGAAAATCAAAATTTAGAGCAAATTCCAAAAACCGAGATGCAAGATATTTTCTTGAACACAATTCAGTTTCTTGATAATTGTTTTGGATCAAAAGTTTTTTATCATAAAAAATCATTCAATAGCATTATTTTCGAGCATATAATGCTTTTAACTGCTAAAGAGTTAAAACATGGTTTAAAATGTGAAACCTTCAAAAAATTTTATGAAGCACTCATTAGAGATGAGCATTTCTGGTCATTATCTAAGTACTTTACAACTAGTAGAAAAAATTTAATGGCGAGGCTAGATTATGTTTGTCAAATTTACAAAAATTTATGTCAAACAATGTAA
- a CDS encoding HEPN domain-containing protein, whose protein sequence is MSNNVKILAHRQKIDNLFNQVKSTSNPKDQSEWSKYLCVLVSGFIEESLRVLLEEYARKHSSTYIQNFVETEIRYITNCKTNKIILILKQFSQAWATDFENQIQVKSRITGEIKDALDSIVTNRHSIAHGKSGDITYVRVLKYYNNVKIAVEILEDIIR, encoded by the coding sequence ATGTCAAACAATGTAAAAATCCTAGCTCACAGGCAAAAAATAGATAATCTCTTTAATCAAGTTAAATCTACTTCTAATCCTAAAGATCAGAGTGAATGGTCAAAATATTTATGCGTTCTAGTTTCAGGATTTATTGAAGAGTCTCTGAGAGTTTTATTAGAAGAATATGCTAGAAAACATTCCTCAACCTATATTCAGAATTTCGTTGAAACTGAAATCAGATATATAACGAATTGCAAGACTAACAAAATTATACTGATACTAAAGCAGTTCAGTCAAGCTTGGGCAACAGATTTTGAAAATCAGATTCAAGTAAAGAGTCGAATCACTGGTGAAATAAAGGATGCTTTAGATAGCATAGTTACTAATCGGCATAGCATAGCGCATGGTAAGAGTGGAGATATCACTTATGTTAGAGTTTTAAAATACTATAACAATGTAAAAATAGCTGTAGAAATCTTAGAAGATATCATCAGGTGA
- a CDS encoding FAD-dependent oxidoreductase produces MPEHNTDISTISAAAPTVIYDVIVVGAGPIGLATALGLRQRGIENILVIDQTRAFRQVGQVLDLLPNGLKALKYLALHAYENVKKTGFDFFNSQQSKDEKTIEQKPPKTSPAWVTKNFQGQTTRSIPLEYDRWFQDYGEGRVPIPWYELQTTLRDLLPQDCVKANHRCVNVVDEPESGCVRIDCVSDSSIEANPYAYWTEETQPQNSDSISQKSAIKSIRAKLIVAADGINSTVRRVLYADSPYRAFARPKYSGFTAINCLEITEIPKELATEIAEKFFQDSRILTVRNQEISANSGCMEDPSMILFCGPSGQLGYVMHLALPLDSLQGKSGSALINLAMPELEKAGFPDNLKQLVSLSPPGNMQQRPYYIHPATLADTLRFPSTANSEGDFAKIQPAWSVGRVVLVGDAAHGMPPFMAQGANQGLEDALAIVTLIANIAENDQWDNQEAIATAFEKYEHIRRPMMAYIQQATLTRFAQLSDKEWQEYNQRVYGRNF; encoded by the coding sequence ATGCCAGAACATAATACAGACATATCAACCATCTCTGCTGCTGCTCCTACGGTCATCTATGATGTGATAGTAGTAGGTGCTGGGCCGATTGGGTTAGCAACTGCCCTTGGCTTACGCCAGCGTGGTATTGAAAATATTTTAGTGATTGATCAAACTCGCGCCTTTCGTCAAGTTGGTCAGGTTTTAGATCTTCTCCCCAATGGATTAAAAGCCCTCAAATATTTAGCTCTTCACGCTTACGAAAACGTCAAAAAAACTGGCTTTGACTTCTTTAATTCCCAGCAGTCAAAAGACGAGAAAACTATTGAACAAAAACCGCCAAAGACTTCACCTGCGTGGGTTACAAAAAACTTCCAGGGACAGACAACTCGCTCAATTCCGCTTGAGTATGATCGCTGGTTCCAAGATTATGGAGAAGGTCGAGTGCCGATTCCTTGGTATGAATTGCAGACCACCCTCAGAGATTTACTTCCTCAAGACTGCGTTAAAGCTAATCACCGTTGTGTCAATGTTGTAGATGAGCCAGAATCTGGGTGTGTGCGGATAGATTGTGTATCTGATAGCAGCATAGAAGCCAACCCCTATGCCTATTGGACAGAAGAAACCCAGCCCCAGAATTCAGACTCTATCTCCCAAAAATCAGCAATAAAATCAATCCGAGCAAAGCTAATTGTTGCCGCCGACGGGATTAACTCCACTGTACGTAGAGTGCTTTACGCCGATAGCCCATACCGCGCTTTTGCACGACCCAAATATTCTGGGTTTACCGCCATAAATTGTCTGGAAATAACCGAGATACCCAAGGAATTAGCGACAGAAATAGCAGAAAAATTCTTTCAGGACTCACGAATTTTGACAGTTAGGAATCAGGAAATATCTGCAAATTCTGGCTGTATGGAAGACCCTAGCATGATTTTATTTTGTGGCCCCAGCGGTCAACTTGGGTACGTCATGCATCTGGCTTTGCCTTTGGACTCGTTACAAGGAAAATCTGGAAGTGCTTTAATTAATTTAGCGATGCCAGAGTTAGAAAAGGCTGGCTTTCCCGATAACCTCAAACAATTAGTCAGTCTATCTCCTCCTGGCAATATGCAGCAGCGTCCGTATTACATTCACCCCGCTACTCTTGCCGATACTCTACGATTTCCTAGCACAGCCAATTCTGAAGGCGATTTTGCGAAAATTCAACCAGCTTGGAGTGTAGGCCGAGTTGTATTGGTTGGTGATGCAGCCCACGGAATGCCCCCTTTCATGGCCCAAGGTGCTAATCAAGGGTTAGAAGATGCTTTAGCAATTGTTACACTAATCGCTAATATTGCAGAGAACGATCAATGGGATAATCAAGAAGCGATCGCCACAGCCTTCGAGAAATATGAGCATATTCGCCGCCCAATGATGGCATATATCCAACAGGCAACATTAACACGCTTTGCCCAGTTGTCAGATAAAGAGTGGCAGGAGTACAACCAAAGGGTATATGGCCGCAATTTTTAA
- the speB gene encoding agmatinase SpeB: MSNQIQDYNPSSVGEKNGNLLGLPFNYESANLIVFAVPWEVTVSYGAGTANGPQQILDASVQLDLFDFDHPDGWKQGIFLVEIPQDILDKNKYYRAEATKIIERLAEGKQLTDTPDLTPVLTEINQACQQVNQWLFTQSQAAINNGKQVAVIGGDHSSPLGYFQALATKYANFGILHIDAHADLRDAYEGFEFSHGSIMFNGLKIPQISKLVQVGVRDICHDEVQLINQSNNRIVAYYDTAIKQKLYSGATWIDICREIISHLPEYVYISFDADGLDPKLCPSTGTPVPGGLELEQTFCLFRELVNSGRKIIGFDLCEVGDAEWDGNVGARIVYKLANLLDLSQKQFSN, from the coding sequence ATGAGTAATCAAATCCAGGACTACAACCCCAGCAGCGTCGGTGAAAAAAATGGTAATCTCCTTGGTTTACCTTTTAATTACGAGTCTGCAAACCTGATTGTTTTCGCTGTACCGTGGGAAGTCACTGTTTCCTATGGCGCTGGTACCGCCAACGGGCCGCAGCAAATTTTGGATGCTTCGGTGCAACTGGATTTGTTCGATTTTGATCATCCTGATGGCTGGAAACAGGGAATTTTTTTGGTAGAAATTCCCCAAGATATCTTAGATAAAAATAAATATTATCGCGCCGAAGCTACCAAAATTATTGAACGACTGGCAGAAGGTAAACAACTGACAGATACACCAGATTTAACACCTGTGCTGACAGAAATTAATCAAGCTTGTCAACAGGTGAATCAATGGCTGTTTACCCAGTCTCAAGCAGCAATTAACAATGGTAAACAAGTTGCAGTCATTGGTGGTGATCACAGTTCACCTTTAGGATATTTCCAAGCATTAGCCACTAAATATGCAAATTTTGGCATTTTGCACATAGATGCCCATGCAGACTTACGCGATGCTTATGAGGGATTTGAGTTTTCTCATGGATCAATCATGTTTAATGGGTTAAAAATCCCGCAAATCTCTAAATTAGTGCAAGTAGGAGTGCGGGATATTTGCCATGATGAAGTACAACTAATTAACCAATCAAATAATCGAATTGTGGCTTATTACGATACAGCTATCAAACAAAAACTTTATTCTGGGGCGACTTGGATTGATATCTGTCGAGAAATTATCAGTCATTTACCTGAGTATGTTTACATTAGCTTTGATGCTGATGGTTTAGATCCTAAACTTTGCCCAAGTACAGGTACACCTGTCCCTGGTGGACTGGAATTAGAGCAGACTTTTTGTTTATTTCGGGAGTTGGTAAATAGTGGGAGAAAGATTATAGGTTTTGATCTCTGCGAAGTTGGTGATGCTGAGTGGGATGGGAATGTGGGGGCCAGGATTGTTTATAAGCTGGCGAATTTGCTAGATTTATCGCAGAAACAATTTAGCAATTGA
- a CDS encoding endonuclease/exonuclease/phosphatase family protein has protein sequence MFCLKEHIDTFTKQFVPSQRFIRSQKSTINSKQILQTELNNASIKVLSWNIAKKNYDEIWVRDFLNIIQQYKPDLIFLQEFNLEMDADKVVELIDMSWNFAPNFIDTHDQTYSGILTAAKTSPLTQKSIITSHHEPIIQTPKVSLITEYPLANKKQTLLAINSHLINFVNLDKFQTQLHELQLAISAHRGPLIFSGDFNTWSQKRADILGKAVTQLGLEPVDFAPHESKKIKRFLLSPPLDYIFYRGLCEKKAGAKVLDQFLSSDHSPLLAEFAYMDTKEN, from the coding sequence ATGTTTTGTCTCAAAGAACACATAGATACTTTTACAAAACAATTTGTTCCATCCCAGCGATTTATTCGTTCGCAAAAATCTACCATTAATAGCAAACAGATACTCCAAACAGAACTGAATAATGCCTCAATTAAAGTTCTGAGTTGGAACATTGCTAAGAAAAATTATGATGAAATTTGGGTGAGAGATTTCTTAAACATTATTCAGCAATACAAACCAGACCTAATATTTTTGCAAGAATTCAACCTAGAGATGGATGCAGACAAGGTTGTAGAATTGATAGATATGAGTTGGAATTTCGCCCCTAATTTTATCGATACTCATGATCAGACTTATTCAGGAATTTTGACGGCGGCTAAAACCAGTCCACTAACCCAAAAATCAATCATCACTAGCCATCATGAACCGATTATTCAAACTCCTAAAGTTTCCCTCATTACCGAGTATCCACTAGCTAATAAAAAACAAACTCTCCTAGCTATCAATAGTCATCTAATCAATTTTGTAAATTTAGACAAATTCCAAACACAATTGCATGAATTACAATTAGCAATATCAGCACATCGTGGACCCCTGATCTTTTCAGGAGATTTCAATACCTGGAGTCAAAAAAGAGCAGATATCCTGGGTAAGGCGGTTACTCAACTGGGGTTAGAACCAGTAGATTTTGCACCCCATGAGAGCAAGAAAATTAAACGGTTTCTGTTATCACCGCCTCTAGACTATATCTTTTACCGAGGACTGTGTGAGAAAAAAGCCGGTGCTAAAGTGCTAGACCAGTTTTTATCGTCCGATCACAGTCCATTACTAGCAGAATTTGCCTATATGGATACCAAAGAGAATTAA
- the cls gene encoding cardiolipin synthase, translating into MLVDGGILAFFSAAAVVVHILGIAHAAHAVMNVRSSQGAIAWGISLVTFPWLAIPLYWILGRTKFHGYSEALRSVYDQHHQLVGQTYSELAKFKVALPDNLAPLQALAEAFTGTSFTSGNAAELLINGQQTYAAMLNAIASATDYILLQSYIVADDQAGNEFKDALITKAKQGINIYFLYDEIGSNKLSRSYINSLQQNGIQASAFHTTKGRGNRLQLNFRNHRKILVVDGETAFVGGLNIGDEYLGKNPRLSPWRDTHMMLKGPTVQTLQATFLQDWYWAKRKVLEVKWQVKVNHEFNQTAFMLPTGPADKLPACNLFFVNSINLAQTRLWIASPYFVPDESTLSALKLAVMRGVDVRIILPNRADHLLVYLCSFSYYTELATIGIKLFRYRRGFMHQKIILIDDDMAGVGTTNLDNRSFFLNFEVMGFVTGHRFVESVEKMLEDDLAVSVTVDLSEYKRKPFWFKLAVRISRLVTPLL; encoded by the coding sequence ATGCTTGTAGATGGTGGTATTCTCGCTTTTTTTAGCGCAGCTGCGGTTGTGGTTCATATCTTGGGAATTGCTCATGCGGCCCATGCGGTGATGAATGTGCGTTCTTCTCAAGGTGCGATCGCTTGGGGTATATCTTTAGTCACCTTTCCTTGGCTAGCAATTCCATTGTATTGGATTCTCGGCAGGACTAAATTTCATGGATATAGCGAAGCTTTGCGCTCAGTTTATGACCAACATCATCAACTCGTTGGCCAGACTTACAGTGAACTCGCTAAATTTAAGGTGGCACTACCAGACAATTTAGCGCCATTGCAAGCGCTGGCTGAGGCTTTTACAGGCACTTCTTTCACCTCAGGCAATGCGGCTGAATTGCTGATCAATGGCCAGCAGACCTATGCAGCGATGTTAAATGCGATCGCATCAGCAACAGATTATATTCTACTGCAATCCTACATCGTGGCTGATGACCAAGCCGGGAACGAGTTTAAGGATGCTTTGATTACCAAGGCAAAACAAGGAATAAACATCTACTTTCTCTACGATGAAATTGGTTCAAACAAACTATCTCGCTCTTATATTAACTCTCTTCAACAAAATGGAATACAGGCGAGTGCATTCCACACTACCAAAGGCAGAGGCAATCGTCTGCAACTCAATTTTCGCAATCATCGCAAAATTTTGGTAGTGGATGGTGAAACAGCATTTGTCGGTGGTTTGAATATTGGTGATGAATACTTAGGAAAAAATCCCCGCCTCAGTCCTTGGCGTGATACCCACATGATGCTAAAAGGGCCGACTGTCCAAACTTTGCAAGCAACTTTTTTGCAAGATTGGTACTGGGCGAAGCGAAAAGTTCTCGAAGTTAAGTGGCAGGTAAAAGTTAATCACGAATTTAACCAAACCGCATTTATGCTACCTACAGGCCCCGCAGATAAGCTACCAGCTTGTAACCTCTTTTTCGTTAATTCAATTAATCTAGCTCAAACTCGTCTCTGGATTGCCAGCCCTTATTTTGTCCCAGATGAATCAACTTTGTCAGCCTTAAAGTTGGCAGTAATGCGCGGTGTAGATGTGCGAATTATTTTACCGAACCGCGCCGATCATTTACTTGTTTATCTATGTTCTTTCTCGTACTACACCGAGCTAGCAACGATTGGTATCAAGCTATTTCGCTACAGAAGAGGTTTCATGCACCAAAAAATCATCCTCATTGACGATGACATGGCAGGTGTCGGCACTACTAACTTAGATAATCGCTCTTTTTTCCTCAATTTTGAAGTAATGGGCTTTGTAACAGGGCATCGCTTTGTTGAAAGTGTCGAGAAAATGTTAGAAGATGATTTGGCTGTCTCTGTTACTGTTGATTTATCTGAGTACAAAAGAAAACCTTTCTGGTTTAAGTTAGCTGTGAGAATATCTCGGTTAGTCACTCCATTGCTTTAA